A stretch of Primulina tabacum isolate GXHZ01 chromosome 13, ASM2559414v2, whole genome shotgun sequence DNA encodes these proteins:
- the LOC142522397 gene encoding WAT1-related protein At4g15540-like: MPSPTHAADKYSCAPQRNPTPQRRSGEGSMAWPIFLLPFVGMVAAMTALAGNMIVSKMAMSNGTSFYIISVYSNALATLVLFPTAFISRRSKIPPVSFAVVWKIFLLALCGCLADIGSYAGINYSSPTLGSELLNLVPGFAYILAIIFRMETVNLTKSSGILKFLGTLVLVAGASIVTLYKGAAILNKPSVLASSVEVLASVPQNWVLGGTLISLAAFLTAAWSIVQTTILKIYPVEMIILAIYCVFVTIQSSVIALIAEKDLNAWKLKAEMGLVAVLYAGLINISFRLYLMSWCLSRTGPLFVTMFNPLVIVISAIIGLIFFNEALYVGSVAGSVVLVIGLYAVVWGKKKENSVREDIEGSNGHSLGHHKVPLLQDIFEQA, translated from the exons ATGCCAAGTCCAACACACGCAGCGGACAAATATTCGTGTGCTCCACAAAGAAACCCAACCCCGCAACGCAGAAGCGGAGAAGGCAGCATGGCGTGGCCGATATTCTTGCTGCCTTTTGTCGGCATGGTGGCGGCGATGACTGCTTTAGCAGGCAATATGATAGTAAGCAAAATGGCTATGTCCAACGGTACCAGTTTCTACATTATATCCGTGTATTCCAATGCCTTGGCCACTCTCGTTCTCTTCCCCACTGCATTTATTTCCCGCAG GTCTAAAATCCCTCCCGTTTCGTTTGCTGTTGTTTGGAAAATTTTCTTGCTTGCTTTGTGCGG TTGCTTAGCAGATATTGGGAGTTATGCTGGTATCAACTATAGCTCCCCCACCCTCGGATCAGAGCTACTGAATCTGGTTCCAGGTTTTGCTTACATACTCGCCATCATATTCAG GATGGAAACAGTAAATTTGACAAAATCTAGTGGCATACTTAAGTTCTTGGGAACTCTTGTTTTGGTCGCGGGGGCGTCTATTGTGACACTATACAAAGGAGCAGCAATCTTGAACAAACCATCAGTCTTAGCCTCTTCGGTCGAAGTTTTGGCATCAGTACCACAAAATTGGGTTCTTGGAGGAACTTTAATTTCATTAGCTGCCTTTTTAACCGCGGCATGGTCCATTGTCCAGACTACAATTCTCAAGATATACCCGGTGGAGATGATCATTTTGGCGATTTACTGTGTCTTTGTCACAATACAATCCTCAGTTATTGCTCTGATTGCAGAAAAAGATTTAAATGCTTGGAAGTTAAAAGCAGAAATGGGCTTAGTTGCTGTATTATACGCG GGTCTGATCAATATATCTTTCCGACTCTACTTGATGTCTTGGTGCCTTTCAAGGACAGGGCCACTTTTCGTTACTATGTTCAACCCCTTGGTGATCGTCATTTCTGCGATCATCGGCCTCATCTTCTTTAACGAAGCTCTCTACGTCGGCAG TGTGGCTGGTTCAGTTGTGCTAGTTATTGGGTTATATGCTGTTGT